In Pseudothermotoga hypogea DSM 11164 = NBRC 106472, the following are encoded in one genomic region:
- a CDS encoding UDP-N-acetylglucosamine--N-acetylmuramyl-(pentapeptide) pyrophosphoryl-undecaprenol N-acetylglucosamine transferase, whose translation MKVLAAGGGTGGHLYPALAILEELSKHVKLKVVYFCTPRGIENKIVPAEHPEYKLVKLDVQGLERPIFKPTNVKRVLKILRTKSIIASETDGSNCCLVTGGYVSYPLGLVCGKKRIPLYIQEQNVVPGLANRSLSRYAKKIFVGFEEAIINFPRSVRNRIVVTGNPIRVSNVNRGVFGEGYVLVFGGSRGSDLINTVMEKIYREEKNLKFVHGTGDPVWTKRLSIFDNVLALDYIYDMPSAWRGAIAVVCRAGALTISELLHYGVPAVLIPWEGAAEGHQVRNAEFVAKIGRGVIVRESEATPRRVLEAIEVAIGLGKLPEKETNPADTIAKIILEECL comes from the coding sequence GTGAAGGTTCTGGCTGCTGGTGGTGGTACGGGTGGGCATCTGTATCCTGCGTTGGCCATCTTGGAGGAGCTTTCGAAACACGTGAAGCTGAAAGTGGTTTACTTCTGTACACCGAGGGGTATCGAGAACAAGATAGTTCCTGCTGAACATCCGGAGTACAAGCTCGTGAAGTTGGATGTGCAAGGGCTCGAAAGACCTATCTTCAAGCCAACGAACGTGAAAAGGGTATTGAAAATTCTCAGGACTAAGAGTATCATAGCTTCGGAAACCGACGGATCGAACTGTTGTCTCGTCACGGGCGGTTATGTGTCGTACCCGCTCGGTTTGGTTTGCGGAAAGAAAAGAATACCTCTTTACATCCAGGAACAGAACGTTGTGCCAGGTCTGGCGAACAGGTCGCTCAGCAGGTACGCGAAGAAAATATTTGTTGGCTTCGAAGAGGCGATCATCAACTTTCCAAGGTCTGTGAGAAACAGAATAGTTGTTACGGGAAACCCGATAAGAGTCAGCAACGTGAACCGTGGCGTTTTTGGAGAAGGTTACGTGCTGGTGTTCGGGGGAAGCAGGGGGAGTGATCTGATCAACACGGTCATGGAGAAGATCTACCGAGAAGAGAAAAACCTGAAGTTTGTTCATGGTACGGGTGATCCTGTCTGGACCAAGAGGCTTTCGATCTTCGACAACGTTCTTGCCTTAGACTACATCTACGACATGCCCTCGGCCTGGCGAGGCGCAATCGCCGTTGTTTGCCGTGCGGGTGCCCTGACGATCAGCGAGTTGCTCCATTACGGTGTTCCAGCGGTTCTCATACCTTGGGAAGGAGCCGCTGAGGGCCATCAAGTTCGAAACGCAGAGTTCGTTGCGAAGATTGGTCGTGGTGTGATCGTGAGAGAGAGCGAGGCAACACCAAGGAGGGTTCTCGAAGCCATTGAGGTGGCCATCGGGTTAGGAAAATTGCCCGAAAAGGAAACGAATCCTGCCGATACGATCGCAAAAATTATTTTGGAGGAATGCCTATGA
- a CDS encoding tripartite tricarboxylate transporter TctB family protein has protein sequence MSIADLILGFVLVFISFFVLLYSRKFPRFVVRGVRLPGPSFFPRILAVLLLIFAAYMFVEYFLLRKRKTSDEKYPVDAKSLLNLLWISLMVLFFFPLANLIGTFVALITLSFLLMVVLKSKWYEALVFSLSVSLIVHLVFSVVFKIPLPVGVLFAKLR, from the coding sequence ATGTCGATCGCCGATTTGATCTTGGGATTCGTGTTGGTCTTCATCTCTTTCTTCGTGCTGTTGTACAGTCGAAAGTTCCCGCGTTTCGTGGTGAGAGGGGTTCGCTTACCTGGTCCCAGTTTTTTTCCACGCATTCTTGCGGTGCTGTTGTTGATCTTCGCTGCCTACATGTTCGTGGAGTATTTCCTTCTCCGAAAGAGGAAAACCTCCGACGAGAAATATCCTGTTGATGCAAAGAGCCTTTTGAACCTTCTTTGGATTTCTCTCATGGTTCTTTTCTTCTTTCCGCTGGCCAACTTGATAGGAACGTTCGTTGCCTTGATCACGCTGTCGTTCCTTTTGATGGTCGTGTTGAAATCGAAATGGTATGAGGCTTTGGTCTTCTCACTCAGCGTGTCTTTGATCGTTCATCTCGTTTTCAGTGTCGTCTTCAAGATCCCATTGCCTGTGGGAGTTCTTTTCGCAAAGCTGAGGTGA
- a CDS encoding CinA family nicotinamide mononucleotide deamidase-related protein, with protein MKTAAVLTIGSEIVEGIILNTNAQYICQRLAENGYRVNRVVSVDDEEDSIKGEVQRLLASCDVLVLCGGLGPTEDDKTREAVAKALSRRLILDESIREKIHERVSRYYNNLPRNLDKQAFVIENAQIVPNPVGTAPGQLIDFEGKKIVLLPGPPQEMRPMLDSVLEKLKTEQDFKTIKMLFFAVPESVLDQFMTDTSVKGCVKIATQASFSEGVWVRLTAPLDCFAEAENLAQRLVEKFQRNFVGYGDTSVERALFEELEKRNLTFSVAESCTGGLVSAKIVSVSGASRVFVGGVVAYDNSVKMRILNVREETLKRFGAVSEQCVVEMAHGIKELTRSDLAVSVSGIAGPTGGTQEKPVGTAYFCVTDGKRDSVEKIFYPQERNIFRSRIATHALYLLLIRLRGMI; from the coding sequence TTGAAGACGGCCGCCGTCTTGACGATAGGCAGCGAAATCGTTGAAGGCATCATTCTCAACACGAATGCCCAGTACATCTGTCAAAGGCTTGCTGAGAACGGTTACAGGGTGAACAGAGTGGTCAGCGTGGACGACGAGGAAGATTCCATCAAAGGAGAGGTTCAACGTTTGCTTGCTTCTTGCGATGTGCTCGTGTTGTGCGGAGGTCTGGGGCCGACCGAAGACGACAAGACGCGTGAGGCGGTTGCCAAGGCGTTGTCACGAAGGTTGATTCTGGACGAGAGTATCAGAGAGAAAATCCACGAAAGAGTTTCACGATATTACAATAATCTTCCCAGGAACTTGGACAAGCAAGCTTTTGTCATCGAGAACGCGCAGATCGTTCCAAACCCTGTAGGCACGGCACCCGGTCAGTTGATCGATTTTGAAGGCAAGAAGATCGTGCTCTTGCCGGGACCTCCACAAGAGATGAGGCCGATGTTGGACAGCGTGCTTGAGAAGCTGAAAACAGAACAAGATTTCAAAACTATCAAGATGCTCTTCTTCGCCGTGCCTGAGTCAGTTTTGGACCAGTTCATGACAGACACCTCGGTGAAGGGTTGTGTGAAGATCGCCACACAGGCATCTTTCAGTGAAGGCGTGTGGGTGAGGCTCACGGCGCCTCTGGATTGTTTTGCTGAAGCTGAGAATCTTGCGCAGAGACTCGTTGAGAAGTTCCAACGTAACTTCGTAGGTTACGGTGACACGAGTGTTGAAAGGGCGCTGTTCGAGGAACTGGAAAAAAGGAACCTCACGTTCTCAGTTGCAGAATCTTGTACCGGTGGGCTTGTCAGCGCCAAGATCGTGTCGGTTTCTGGGGCTTCGAGAGTCTTCGTTGGGGGTGTCGTTGCGTACGACAACAGTGTGAAAATGAGGATACTCAACGTTCGAGAGGAAACGCTGAAACGCTTTGGAGCGGTGAGCGAGCAGTGTGTTGTTGAAATGGCTCATGGAATCAAGGAGCTGACCCGCAGCGATTTAGCTGTTTCCGTTTCCGGTATCGCTGGACCAACGGGGGGCACTCAGGAAAAGCCCGTTGGCACGGCGTACTTCTGCGTCACGGACGGTAAGAGAGACAGCGTCGAAAAAATCTTCTATCCACAAGAAAGAAACATCTTCAGATCGAGGATCGCCACGCACGCTTTGTATTTGTTGTTGATCCGCTTGCGTGGTATGATATAG
- a CDS encoding tripartite tricarboxylate transporter substrate binding protein — MRRALLLVLLTAVMLSVFAANYPRKPVTIICPWGAGGGTDRLARFLADELSKKLSQPFTVVNRTGGGGAVGHAAGAYAAPDGYTLTLVTLEIATMHWMGLTELTFEAFDYIAQVNEDPAGVIVKADAPWKTLHDLLKDIKANPGKYLFSGTAAGGIWDLARIGMLDAAGISPDAVTWVPTTGAAQGLVELLGGHVHVVTCSIAEAVSQIQSGQARALAVMADERHPMFPDVPTLKELGINWTAGTWRGIAVPKGTPSEIKKILEDAIIEIANSESFKNFMQTNGFGIKIRRGQEFYEFVKQQDQAWKKVLELGGYLQK; from the coding sequence GTGAGAAGAGCGCTGCTTTTGGTGTTGCTGACAGCCGTTATGCTCTCAGTCTTCGCAGCGAATTATCCACGAAAACCTGTCACGATAATCTGTCCATGGGGTGCTGGTGGAGGAACTGACAGATTGGCGAGGTTCCTCGCAGATGAACTATCGAAGAAACTTAGTCAACCCTTCACCGTTGTGAACAGAACCGGTGGGGGAGGAGCTGTGGGTCATGCCGCAGGTGCCTACGCCGCACCGGATGGTTACACTCTGACACTGGTGACACTCGAGATTGCAACGATGCACTGGATGGGTCTGACCGAGCTGACCTTCGAAGCCTTCGATTACATCGCACAGGTGAATGAAGATCCTGCGGGAGTCATCGTCAAGGCCGACGCACCATGGAAAACGTTGCACGATCTGTTGAAGGATATCAAGGCGAACCCTGGCAAGTATCTCTTCTCCGGTACCGCGGCTGGAGGCATATGGGACCTCGCCAGGATAGGCATGCTCGACGCCGCTGGAATCTCTCCGGACGCAGTCACGTGGGTACCGACGACGGGAGCCGCGCAAGGTTTGGTTGAACTGCTCGGAGGACACGTACACGTTGTGACGTGTTCCATAGCCGAGGCAGTGTCTCAAATTCAGAGCGGTCAAGCTCGGGCGCTTGCCGTGATGGCGGACGAGCGTCACCCCATGTTCCCAGATGTACCAACTTTGAAAGAACTCGGCATAAACTGGACCGCCGGTACGTGGAGAGGCATCGCGGTACCGAAAGGAACACCCAGCGAGATCAAGAAAATTCTTGAAGATGCCATAATCGAGATAGCGAACAGCGAATCTTTCAAAAATTTCATGCAGACGAACGGGTTCGGCATAAAGATCAGAAGAGGCCAGGAGTTCTACGAATTCGTCAAACAGCAGGACCAAGCCTGGAAAAAAGTGCTCGAACTTGGAGGGTACTTGCAAAAATGA
- the murD gene encoding UDP-N-acetylmuramoyl-L-alanine--D-glutamate ligase encodes MSRLFYALMGYGVSNRSLCKMLVEMGHRVFVSEAKALSEQDRRDLDEMHVEFEDNGNTERVLKADWIVVSPSVKPDHPIVSRAREKTLTDLDVVLNIKKPGFIVAVTGTNGKTTTCHMFEHVLTKLGKRIIVAGNIGNPIANVRDEQLDYLVLEISSFQLFWSKSLPIDVGVILNIEPNHLDWHPSFEHYVESKLKLFTFAGKRFSHESCRKFINKRWTDVVGFSTMHLVNEHQVEFHGQIYPLRNGFLKTHQNLQNLSAVLTVLESLGFEPRMVLEALEDFTPPQHRMQLVAIIDEVHFVDDSKSTSAAATIAALQNYQDGKVVLILTGRGKNENYDALVGQVKKKVKFVVVFGEITALITPLLRASNVPFRVVENMEEAVFEAFRRASRGDIVLLSPAAASFDLYANYAERGEHFVRVVESLKEGA; translated from the coding sequence GTGTCACGACTGTTCTACGCGCTCATGGGTTACGGTGTCAGCAACAGATCTCTCTGCAAAATGCTGGTTGAAATGGGACACAGAGTCTTCGTTAGTGAAGCAAAGGCTTTGAGCGAACAGGACAGGCGAGATCTTGATGAAATGCACGTTGAATTTGAAGACAACGGAAACACCGAACGTGTTCTGAAAGCCGACTGGATCGTGGTCAGTCCTTCTGTCAAGCCCGATCATCCCATCGTTTCAAGGGCACGTGAGAAAACCTTGACAGATCTCGATGTTGTATTGAATATCAAGAAGCCTGGTTTCATCGTGGCTGTCACAGGCACGAACGGCAAGACGACCACCTGTCACATGTTTGAGCACGTGTTGACGAAGCTTGGCAAGAGAATAATCGTTGCCGGTAACATTGGAAACCCTATCGCCAACGTTCGTGACGAACAGCTCGACTATCTCGTGCTGGAAATCAGCAGTTTCCAATTGTTTTGGTCAAAGAGTTTGCCGATCGATGTTGGAGTTATCCTGAACATAGAGCCGAACCATCTGGATTGGCACCCGAGTTTTGAGCACTACGTCGAAAGCAAGCTCAAACTGTTCACGTTCGCCGGAAAAAGGTTCTCGCACGAAAGCTGTCGAAAATTCATCAATAAAAGATGGACGGACGTGGTCGGTTTTTCCACAATGCATCTTGTTAACGAGCATCAAGTGGAATTTCACGGCCAGATCTATCCATTGCGAAATGGGTTTCTCAAGACCCACCAGAACCTGCAGAACCTTTCGGCGGTTCTCACGGTGCTGGAATCACTCGGTTTTGAACCAAGAATGGTTCTTGAAGCGCTCGAAGACTTCACGCCGCCGCAGCACAGGATGCAGCTGGTTGCAATCATAGACGAAGTTCACTTCGTGGACGACTCCAAATCGACGAGCGCTGCCGCGACGATCGCCGCACTCCAGAATTACCAGGACGGTAAGGTTGTGCTGATCCTCACGGGCAGAGGCAAGAACGAAAACTACGACGCCCTCGTTGGTCAGGTCAAAAAAAAGGTCAAGTTCGTTGTGGTCTTCGGTGAAATTACTGCCCTCATCACCCCACTTCTGCGGGCGTCGAACGTACCATTTCGCGTCGTCGAGAACATGGAAGAAGCTGTCTTCGAAGCCTTTAGGAGGGCCAGTCGAGGCGATATTGTTCTGCTGAGTCCTGCCGCGGCAAGTTTTGATCTGTACGCGAACTACGCTGAGCGTGGGGAACACTTTGTCCGGGTGGTAGAATCTTTGAAGGAGGGCGCATAG
- a CDS encoding tripartite tricarboxylate transporter permease, translating to MQLFTVLKPDVLFPLLLSMFFGIFVGAIPGLTATMAVALIIPVTYYMKPIAGLAMVLGVSFTAIFAGDIPATFLRIPGTPASGAAILDGFELSKKGKGSLALMLDLFCSALGGLIGVIILITVSPPLAKFALKFTHFEYFWLGIFGLSMAAVLSRGNTVKGLMSATLGLLISTIGIDVTTGYPRFTFGVTDLMDGVSFIPAMIGLFGLSEVFKRVTEKSQLQLSAVSEVVKPNLKETFKHIWKHKFTLIRGALIGTFIGALPGAGADVAAWVSYGVEKNVSKDEELGMGSVRGVIAPTSANNAAIGGTWIPALVFGLPGDSITAIVLGAMLMYGLRPGPMIFTQSKDLVTQLFTVAVLIQILLLPIGWLGIKAFSLFVKLKTSLVMVAVTVFCIIGSYALRNSVFDVYVMFVFGLIGYAFEKLRIPLAPMILGLILGRTVEDNLRVGLIKTKGSFLPFLSRPISLMLFVMIVLVLIVPPLTKILSRKKV from the coding sequence ATGCAGCTCTTCACCGTGTTGAAACCAGATGTGTTGTTTCCTCTGTTGCTGTCCATGTTCTTCGGGATCTTCGTTGGAGCCATACCAGGCCTGACCGCAACGATGGCCGTGGCTCTCATCATACCCGTAACCTACTACATGAAGCCGATCGCGGGGCTCGCCATGGTCTTGGGAGTTTCCTTCACCGCCATCTTCGCCGGTGACATACCCGCCACCTTCTTGAGGATTCCGGGCACTCCTGCGTCCGGTGCGGCGATCCTCGATGGTTTTGAACTGAGTAAGAAGGGGAAAGGATCGCTGGCGCTCATGCTCGATCTTTTTTGTTCCGCACTTGGGGGTTTGATAGGTGTTATCATACTCATAACGGTTTCGCCACCACTGGCGAAATTCGCTTTGAAGTTCACGCACTTCGAGTACTTTTGGCTCGGTATCTTCGGACTCAGCATGGCTGCCGTTTTGAGCAGGGGCAACACCGTCAAGGGATTGATGTCGGCCACACTCGGTTTGTTGATCTCCACGATCGGCATAGACGTGACCACAGGTTATCCGAGGTTCACCTTCGGTGTCACGGATTTGATGGACGGTGTGAGTTTCATACCTGCGATGATCGGTTTGTTTGGACTTTCAGAAGTCTTCAAGAGAGTCACCGAAAAGAGTCAGCTCCAACTGTCCGCGGTCTCGGAAGTGGTGAAGCCGAATCTAAAAGAGACATTCAAACACATATGGAAGCACAAGTTCACACTCATCCGTGGTGCTCTGATAGGCACCTTCATAGGCGCCTTACCGGGTGCCGGTGCGGACGTTGCGGCGTGGGTTTCGTACGGCGTCGAAAAGAACGTGTCGAAAGACGAAGAACTGGGTATGGGCAGCGTGCGCGGTGTCATCGCTCCTACGAGCGCAAACAACGCAGCAATTGGAGGAACCTGGATTCCTGCACTCGTGTTTGGTCTGCCCGGTGACTCGATCACCGCGATCGTTCTTGGTGCGATGCTCATGTACGGTCTCAGGCCAGGTCCGATGATCTTCACCCAGTCCAAAGACCTCGTCACACAGCTTTTCACAGTCGCAGTCTTGATACAGATTCTGTTGCTACCGATAGGCTGGCTTGGGATAAAAGCTTTTTCACTCTTCGTGAAGCTCAAAACCAGCCTCGTGATGGTCGCGGTGACGGTTTTCTGCATCATAGGTTCTTACGCTCTGAGGAACAGCGTCTTCGACGTTTATGTGATGTTCGTCTTCGGTCTCATAGGTTATGCCTTCGAAAAGTTGAGAATCCCCCTTGCGCCAATGATTTTGGGTTTGATCCTTGGCAGGACAGTCGAAGACAATCTGAGGGTTGGTCTGATCAAGACGAAGGGAAGCTTCCTTCCGTTCTTGAGTCGCCCCATATCACTAATGCTGTTCGTGATGATAGTTCTGGTGTTGATCGTTCCACCGTTGACAAAAATCCTTTCGAGGAAGAAAGTATAA
- a CDS encoding bifunctional 4-hydroxy-2-oxoglutarate aldolase/2-dehydro-3-deoxy-phosphogluconate aldolase yields the protein MNSIVEKIIESGIVAVIRVDSPARAIEVCRACKEGGIVAIEVTFSVPRAVEVISQLSKELGDEILLGAGTVLDPYTAKIAIEAGARYIVAPNLSEETALLCNKHRIPYIPGALTPTEIVKALEVGCELIKLFPASAVGPSYIKAIHGPLPQAKLMPTGGVELENVKEWIKAGAAAVGVGGGLTKGSKEEITDRARRFVELIKQARSEIAGR from the coding sequence ATGAACAGTATCGTTGAGAAAATCATCGAGAGTGGTATAGTAGCGGTCATCAGGGTGGACAGTCCTGCCAGGGCGATCGAAGTTTGCAGAGCGTGCAAGGAAGGCGGAATCGTTGCCATCGAAGTGACCTTCAGTGTTCCCAGAGCCGTTGAAGTCATCAGTCAGCTTTCGAAAGAGTTGGGTGATGAGATCTTGCTCGGTGCAGGTACGGTCCTCGATCCTTACACTGCAAAGATCGCGATCGAGGCTGGTGCAAGGTACATCGTGGCTCCCAACCTGTCCGAAGAAACTGCGTTGTTGTGCAACAAACATCGCATACCTTATATCCCGGGTGCACTCACACCGACTGAGATCGTCAAGGCACTCGAGGTCGGCTGTGAGTTGATCAAATTGTTCCCAGCTTCCGCAGTCGGACCGAGTTACATCAAGGCCATTCATGGTCCTCTCCCACAGGCGAAACTCATGCCAACAGGTGGTGTAGAGCTTGAAAACGTCAAGGAATGGATCAAAGCAGGAGCAGCTGCAGTTGGTGTGGGCGGAGGATTGACGAAGGGAAGTAAGGAAGAGATCACAGACAGGGCGAGACGTTTTGTGGAACTCATCAAGCAAGCCAGAAGTGAAATAGCCGGGAGGTGA
- a CDS encoding FtsW/RodA/SpoVE family cell cycle protein: MPSHALALLIITAVLIAVGLIVISSLEVSAQMNLYGGVARDIFRSHVTKLSIGVVLMIITCFVDYRYHERYAWFYYVLALFLLLIPYTLPPVAGSRRWILLPGFSFQPSEFAKFATIVCCAAYMKKRREKLNSFIHGFLKPLLLVLPVLLLIAFEPDLSSSLIILLVVLLMLYSHGGRLLYLLSTFGSMALLFFIAEKFGILLKGYQLSRLKAFFSGDLPEQVLQAVRAFREGGFLGKGVGLGEVKLSVPAVVTDFIFAAIGEELGLIGIVGVVLLFFLLVWTMLKLVESSSDTFVTAFVSGLALLIMVQVLVNLGVTSGTLPVTGVTLPFVSYGGSSLAMMMASLGVVINMATSGSETK, translated from the coding sequence GTGCCAAGCCACGCCTTGGCGCTTTTGATCATCACGGCCGTTCTGATCGCCGTGGGGTTGATAGTCATCTCAAGTCTTGAAGTTTCCGCGCAAATGAACCTGTACGGTGGTGTCGCACGCGACATCTTTCGTTCGCATGTGACAAAACTCTCCATAGGTGTTGTCCTGATGATCATTACGTGTTTTGTTGATTATAGATACCACGAAAGGTACGCTTGGTTCTATTACGTGTTGGCGTTGTTTCTTCTTTTGATCCCGTACACCCTTCCGCCCGTGGCCGGCTCGCGCAGATGGATTTTGCTACCAGGTTTCAGTTTTCAACCTTCCGAGTTCGCCAAGTTCGCAACGATCGTTTGCTGCGCAGCTTACATGAAAAAGCGCAGGGAGAAGTTGAACAGTTTCATCCATGGCTTTTTGAAACCTCTGCTTCTCGTATTACCTGTACTGCTTTTGATAGCCTTCGAACCGGACCTGAGCAGTTCACTCATCATCCTTCTGGTCGTGCTTTTGATGTTGTACTCGCACGGTGGTAGGCTTCTCTATCTTCTTTCGACATTCGGTTCGATGGCACTCCTCTTCTTCATAGCGGAGAAGTTTGGAATTCTGCTTAAGGGTTATCAACTGTCGCGACTGAAGGCGTTCTTCTCGGGGGATCTACCCGAACAGGTTCTGCAGGCTGTGAGGGCTTTCAGAGAAGGTGGTTTCCTCGGCAAAGGTGTAGGACTTGGCGAGGTGAAGCTGTCCGTACCGGCCGTTGTCACTGATTTCATATTCGCTGCCATAGGCGAAGAACTCGGCTTGATTGGCATTGTGGGTGTGGTACTGCTGTTCTTCTTGCTCGTTTGGACGATGCTCAAGCTGGTGGAGTCGTCGAGCGACACGTTTGTCACGGCGTTCGTTTCTGGCCTCGCTTTACTCATCATGGTCCAGGTCTTGGTGAACCTCGGGGTAACTTCGGGCACGCTTCCTGTCACGGGCGTGACGCTGCCGTTCGTCAGTTACGGCGGCAGTTCTTTAGCTATGATGATGGCGAGTCTCGGTGTTGTGATCAACATGGCAACCAGCGGGAGTGAGACCAAGTGA